Genomic DNA from Myxococcales bacterium:
GTCGAGTTCAAACTTGCCAGCGACGAGGTGTGCCGCATAGGCATTCACGCCTAGCGCATAGCCGCGCAGCATCTCGACCAACTGCACGTCGACCGGATCGCTCGACGCCTGCATTTGGGTCCACGACTGTTCCGCATAGTGGCGCATGCGGTGCATGCGAATCTCCATGTCGGCGGTGACGATGCTCGGGCTTACGGCGCCGAAGATCTCCGCGAGCGTGCCGCTGGCGTTGCGGCGCAAAATATCCATCTGCGGCAGGCGGTCGTGCGCGGTGATGTAGCCCTGCACAAAGCCTAGGTCGTGGACGTTTTTCGCCGTGATGTGTGCGATGCCAAGCGAATCGCGGGTGACCGAGACCCGGTCCGTTAGCGCGGGATTGCGCACGCAGGTTGCGCCACTGCACGCCGCGCTATTGTCGCCACAGCCGCTCCCAACCAGCGCGCCACCCATGGCGAGCGCGGCGCCTACAACTACGCAAATCATTCCTGGCTTCATGGCGGCACCATAACAAATGGCAAATGCGGTGAAAGCGGCCTCGTCGACTATCTCAATTGGCCGCGCCGCCCGGTGCCGTTAGCCGGGCGCGTCATGTATGGTGGCGGCATGCGCGCGAGCCTAGAGCCGACTCATTTGTTTTTGCGCGCGTGCTACCAATTGCCGGTGGCGCGCACCCCGGTGTGGATGATGCGGCAGGCCGGGCGCTATCTTCCGCAGTATCAAGCGGTGCGCCGCAAAGTCTCGTTCCTTGAGCTCTGCCATACGCCGGCGTTGGCGTGCGAGGTCACGTTGCAGCCCATCGATGAATTTGGCTTTGACGCGGCCATCTTGTTCTCGGACATCTTGGTGCCGCTGCCGGCGATGGGCCTGCGCGTCGCCTTTCCCGAAAAAGGGCCGGTCATCGAAAATCCGGTGCGGACGGCGGCGGAGGTCGCGGCCTTGGTGGTGCCTGATCCAGAACGCGAGATGCCCTATGTGCCCGAGGCGGTGCGGCAAATTCAGGCCGCGCTCGCGGGGCGCGTGCCGCTGATCGGTTTTAGCGGCGCGCCGTTTACGCTGATGACCTACGCCGTCGAAGGCGGCGGGTCAAAAGAATATGCCTTCACCAAGAAATTGCTCTTTGGCGATGCGACGGCGGCCCACGCCTTGCTGGAAAAACTCGCGCGCACATGCTCGGCGTACTTGCAGGCGCAAATCGCCGCCGGCGCCGATGCGGTGCAAATCTTCGATTCGTGGGCCGGGGTGCTGGCGCCCGGTGACTTTCGCGAATTCGCGCTGCGCTGGGCGAAATGGCTGATCGATGACGTCCGCGCGTC
This window encodes:
- the hemE gene encoding uroporphyrinogen decarboxylase yields the protein MRASLEPTHLFLRACYQLPVARTPVWMMRQAGRYLPQYQAVRRKVSFLELCHTPALACEVTLQPIDEFGFDAAILFSDILVPLPAMGLRVAFPEKGPVIENPVRTAAEVAALVVPDPEREMPYVPEAVRQIQAALAGRVPLIGFSGAPFTLMTYAVEGGGSKEYAFTKKLLFGDATAAHALLEKLARTCSAYLQAQIAAGADAVQIFDSWAGVLAPGDFREFALRWAKWLIDDVRASAAFSARPVPIVYFANGCAPYLDCYADCGADVLGVDWRVSLAAVKRAIGDRAALQGNLDPGALYLPPAQLRERTIAVLQEGGGRGHIFNLGHGVQPHADPEHVRAMVNAVKEFRHPAHLVA